Below is a window of Verrucomicrobiia bacterium DNA.
GAAGGCACGCGCTCCTTTGCAGACGAGCCTCGTTCCGGGGATGCGCCATTGACTGAAAATCTCCCTCGGGTATTCTCTGACATCCATTGAATGAAGGCAGGTGAAACTTCTTCCAGCGATGGAAATGAAGATCTGGGGACGTGGCGTGAATCTGTAATAGCGCTGGTTCTTGTCGGATTGGCATTTTTCATCCGCCTCGCAGTTCATCCACTGCTGGACGGGCATTACCCTTACGTAACCTTCTTTCCGGTCGCTGTTTACGCAGCCTGGAAATGCCGCTGGCAATTCTCGCTCCTGATTGTCATCGCCGGATTCGGACTCGCGCATTGGTGGTTTATCCCGCCCAAAGGCAGCTTCAAGATGATCGAGCTGTCCCATTGGTATGGGTCAACGGGTTACCTCGCTGCCTGCGCCGCCATCATTGTTTTGGGCGAGCGGCTCCGCCGCCAAAACGTCATTCTCAAGCGTGAGCTGAGGGACCGCGCCAAAACCGAACAGGCGCTCGTTCGCACAGCGCAATTCCCGGAACAAAATCCGTCGCCCGTGATGCGATTAAGCGCCGACGGCACATTCCTTTACAGCAATCCCGCCAGCGCGCCGCTGCTTTCCGCGTGGAAAACCGAAGTTGGCAAACGGGCGCCCGAGTCACTGGAAAAATGGATGTTCACCGTTCTGCAAGCGAATCAGATCGGCGAACATGAGCAGACGATTGGTTCCCAGATGTATTCGCTCGTCGCGGCCCCGTTTCCGAATCTCGGCTATGTAAACCTTTACGCCCGCGACATCACCGCGCGCGTCGCCGCCGAACAGGAACAAGCAAGAACGCTGGAACGGTTTCACCTCCTGTCGGAAGTCTCGTCCCAGCTTCTCACCGCGGAGGATCCGCAGCAGTTGATTGATCAACTCTGCGTCAAGGTGATGAACCATCTCGGTTGCGAGGCGTTCTTCAATTACCTGTGGGACGACGCGCGCCAGCAACTGCACTTGAACGCCGTCGCCGGCATGCCTGCTGCCGTGATGAAGCAAATGGAGTGGCTGGACCCCGATCGCACCTTCTTCGGAGGCAGCCCGTCTCATCCGTGCAGACTCGACACCGACGCACTTGCCACGAGTGACGATCCCGATGCAAAGCTCCTGCGCGATCTTGGATTTCGGGCGTATGCGTGCCACCCCTTGATGACCAGTCAACGCATGCTGGGCACTCTCTCCTTCGCCTCTCGCAGCCGTGATGCGTTCAGCGAGGACGAATTCAATTTGATCCGGCGCATCTCCGACCAGGTAGCGATCGCGCTGGAACGCATCCGCTCGGCTCGGAGCCTCAAGGAAAGCGAGTATCGTTTCCGCACAATGGCCAACGCGTCGCCGGCTATGATCTGGATCGCGGCGCCCGATAAACGGTGCACCTGGTTCAACACCGCGTGGCTCGAATTCGTGGGCCGGACGCTGGAAAACGACCTGGGTTCCTCGTTATCGCTAAACGTCCATCCTGAGGACCGCGAACGCGTCGAACACCAGTTCAACGAGGCGTTTGACGTGCGGGAGTCGTTTGAAATGGAATTTCGCCTGCGCCGTTTCGATGGGGAACATCGCTGGATTCTGAATCGCGGGACGCCCGTCTACGATGCCGGCGAGTTCAAGGGTTATATCGGGTCGTGCGTCGACGTGCACGAACGCCACCTGCAGCGCGATCATCTGGAGCTGGCTGTTCGCGAACGCACCGCGCAATTGCAGGATTCCATGGCTGAATTGGAATCGTTCTCCTATAGCATCGCGCACGACATGCGTGCACCGCTGCGGGCGATGCATGGATTTGCCAAGATCCTGACACAGGAGACGGAGGGACGGCTGGACGACACTCAGCGGGAATATTTGCGGCGCATTGTGACTTCAGCCCAGCGCCTCGATGCCCTGATTCAGGACGTGCTAAACTACAGCCGGCTGGCGAGAACCGACCTGCAGCTCGAACCCATTGCGACCGACACAT
It encodes the following:
- a CDS encoding ATP-binding protein, with protein sequence MKAGETSSSDGNEDLGTWRESVIALVLVGLAFFIRLAVHPLLDGHYPYVTFFPVAVYAAWKCRWQFSLLIVIAGFGLAHWWFIPPKGSFKMIELSHWYGSTGYLAACAAIIVLGERLRRQNVILKRELRDRAKTEQALVRTAQFPEQNPSPVMRLSADGTFLYSNPASAPLLSAWKTEVGKRAPESLEKWMFTVLQANQIGEHEQTIGSQMYSLVAAPFPNLGYVNLYARDITARVAAEQEQARTLERFHLLSEVSSQLLTAEDPQQLIDQLCVKVMNHLGCEAFFNYLWDDARQQLHLNAVAGMPAAVMKQMEWLDPDRTFFGGSPSHPCRLDTDALATSDDPDAKLLRDLGFRAYACHPLMTSQRMLGTLSFASRSRDAFSEDEFNLIRRISDQVAIALERIRSARSLKESEYRFRTMANASPAMIWIAAPDKRCTWFNTAWLEFVGRTLENDLGSSLSLNVHPEDRERVEHQFNEAFDVRESFEMEFRLRRFDGEHRWILNRGTPVYDAGEFKGYIGSCVDVHERHLQRDHLELAVRERTAQLQDSMAELESFSYSIAHDMRAPLRAMHGFAKILTQETEGRLDDTQREYLRRIVTSAQRLDALIQDVLNYSRLARTDLQLEPIATDTFIRDILLSYPDFSPARAHIHIPNTLPAVMANRAAMTQVVSNVLGNAVKFVEPGVFPNVEITAETTAERVRLSFRDNGIGIEPEAQERIFKMFQRLNRTELYEGTGIGLAIVRKAMERMGGSVSLESTLGEGSTFHIDFKPATTP